In Cryptomeria japonica chromosome 10, Sugi_1.0, whole genome shotgun sequence, a genomic segment contains:
- the LOC131076889 gene encoding probable aquaporin PIP2-8, giving the protein MANEEVVEQEGFVAKDYKDPPPAAFFDMNEFKLWSFYRALIAEFIATLLFLYITVATVIGHKRNSAGCGSVGLLGIAWSFGGMIFVLVYCTAGISGGHINPAVTFGLFLARKVSLPRAVLYMVAQCLGAICGCGLVKAFQKSYYTQYGGGANSVANGYTKGVGLGAEIIGTFVLVYTVFSATDPKRSARDSHVPVLAPLPIGFAVFMVHLATIPITGTGINPARSFGAAVIYGHQQPWDDQWIFWVGPFVGALAAAAYHEYILRASHLKALGSFLSNTPV; this is encoded by the exons ATGGCCAATGAAGAAGTAGTGGAGCAGGAGGGTTTTGTGGCGAAGGATTACAAAGACCCCCCACCTGCTGCTTTCTTTGATATGAATGAGTTCAAGCTCTGGTCATTCTACCGTGCACTGATTGCAGAGTTCATTGCAACATTGTTGTTTTTGTACATAACAGTTGCAACCGTAATTGGGCATAAGAGAAACAGTGCTGGCTGTGGTAGTGTTGGGCTCTTGGGAATTGCCTGGTCTTTTGGGGGAATGATATTTGTGCTTGTTTATTGCACTGCAGGAATCTCAG GAGGGCATATCAATCCAGCAGTGACATTTGGCCTGTTTTTGGCTAGGAAGGTGTCCTTGCCAAGGGCTGTGCTTTACATGGTAGCTCAATGCTTGGGAGCCATATGTGGGTGTGGACTGGTGAAGGCCTTTCAGAAGTCCTACTATACCCAATATGGAGGAGGAGCCAATTCTGTGGCTAATGGCTACACAAAGGGTGTGGGGTTGGGTGCCGAGATCATTGGTACATTTGTACTAGTTTACACTGTTTTTTCTGCCACAGATCCCAAACGCAGTGCTCGTGACTCCCATGTCCCT GTTTTGGCTCCATTACCAATTGGTTTTGCTGTGTTCATGGTCCATTTGGCAACAATTCCAATCACAGGGACAGGCATCAACCCTGCTAGGAGTTTTGGAGCAGCTGTCATCTATGGCCACCAGCAGCCCTGGGATGACCAG TGGATATTCTGGGTGGGCCCATTTGTTGGAGCACTTGCAGCAGCAGCATACCATGAATACATTTTAAGGGCATCACATTTGAAGGCCTTGGGATCCTTCCTCAGTAACACACCAGTCTAA
- the LOC131076890 gene encoding probable aquaporin PIP2-8: protein MAKEEAVEQEGFVAKDYKDPPPAAFFDMNEFKLWSFYRALIAEFIATLLFLYITVATVIGHKRNSAGCGSVGLLGIAWSFGGMIFVLVYCTAGISGGHINPAVTFGLFLARKVSLPRAVLYMVAQCLGAICGCGLVKAFQKSYYTQYGGGANSVANGYTKGVGLGAEIIGTFVLVYTVFSATDPKRSARDSHVPVLAPLPIGFAVFMVHLATIPITGTGINPARSFGAAVVYGHQQPWDDQWIFWVGPFAGALAAAAYHEYILRASHLKALGSFLSNTPV from the exons ATGGCCAAGGAAGAAGCAGTGGAGCAGGAGGGTTTTGTGGCCAAGGATTACAAAGACCCCCCACCTGCTGCTTTCTTTGATATGAATGAGTTCAAGCTCTGGTCTTTCTACCGTGCACTGATTGCAGAGTTCATTGCAACATTGTTGTTTTTGTACATAACGGTTGCAACTGTAATTGGGCATAAGAGAAACAGTGCTGGCTGTGGTAGTGTTGGGCTCTTGGGAATTGCCTGGTCTTTTGGGGGAATGATATTTGTGCTTGTTTATTGTACTGCAGGAATCTCAG GTGGGCATATCAATCCAGCAGTGACATTTGGGCTGTTTTTGGCTCGGAAGGTGTCCTTGCCAAGGGCTGTACTTTACATGGTAGCTCAATGCTTGGGAGCCATATGTGGATGTGGACTGGTGAAGGCCTTTCAGAAGTCCTACTATACCCAATATGGAGGTGGAGCCAATTCTGTGGCTAATGGCTACACAAAAGGTGTGGGGTTGGGTGCTGAGATCATTGGTACATTTGTACTAGTTTACACTGTTTTTTCTGCCACAGATCCCAAACGTAGTGCTCGTGACTCCCATGTTCCT GTTTTGGCTCCATTACCAATTGGTTTTGCTGTGTTCATGGTGCATTTGGCAACAATTCCAATCACAGGGACAGGCATCAACCCTGCAAGGAGTTTTGGAGCAGCTGTAGTCTATGGCCACCAACAGCCCTGGGATGACCAG TGGATATTCTGGGTTGGCCCATTTGCTGGAGCACTTGCAGCAGCAGCATACCATGAATATATTTTAAGAGCATCACATTTAAAGGCATTGGGTTCCTTCCTCAGTAACACACCAGTCTAA